The nucleotide window ACCCGGCAGGAATAGCCCCATTCGTTGTCATACCAGGCCACCACCTTGGCCATATTTTTCTGCAGCACCAGCGTAAATTCCGTATCAACGATGGATGAATTTGAATCGCCTTTAAAGTCCATGGACACCAGTCGTTCGTCTTCGCAGGCCATAATCCCTTTAAGGTCCGCCGCCGCCGCTTTTTTAAGTTCCGTCCGAAGCGCCTCGGTGTCGGCGGGTTTTTGAAGCAGGGCCACAAAATCAACCACAGAAACCGTCGGCGTCGGCACCCGCAGGGAGTATCCGTCAAAACGTCCGGCCAATTCCGGAATGACCAGCGCCACCGCCTTGGCGGCTCCGGTAGTAGTGGGAATTATATTAAGCGCCGCGGCCCGGGCCCGGCGGGGATCCCTGTGCGCCAAATCCATCAAGCGTTGATCCGCGGTATAGGAATGCACGGTGGTCATGAGCGCCTTTTCAATTCCAAAAGCCCGGTGAACCACCAGGGCCGGCGGCGCCAGACAGTTGGTGGTACACGATGCGTTCGAAACAATATGGTGTTCTTTCGGTTTGTAATTTTTATGATTCACCCCCATCACCACGGTGATGTCCTCTTCCTTTGCCGGAGCCGAAATGATGACCTTCTTGGCGCCGGCCTCGAGATGCGCCGCCGCCTTCGGCCCGGTTGTAAAGAGGCCGGTGCTTTCTATAACAATATCCACGCCTTCCTCATCCCATGGGATTTCCACCGGGTCTCGCAGAGAAAAACTCTTTACAGTCCGGCCGTTTATTTCTATAAAATTTTCACCGGTCTTTACCTCTCCGGGGAAACGGCCGTAGTTGGTATCATACTTAAAGAGGTTGGCGTTGGTTTTAACATCAAAAAGATCATTGATGGCCACAACTTCAAGGGTTTTAGGGTGCCGCTCCATGACAGCCTTAAGCACCTGCCGCCCGATACGGCCAAAGCCGTTGATGCCGATTCGGACCATGATTCACCTCCTTTTAATTGTCATCCAAACGATATTTGTGAGCAACCAGCAAATCGTAATCATTGCGCAGGGCCTGGTGGAGCCGGGCATTTTCCAGGGCAATCGCGCTTAGATTCGCCACCACTTCCAGAAACTGGATTTCATCTTCCTTGAATGTTTTTTCTTTATCCGTATAAACCCGCAGGACACCGATGGCTTTTTTTTCTACCATCAATGGAACCACCAAGACCGATTTGATCCCCTCCGACCGGGCCTTGTCCCGGTATTGAAAATTTTTGTCTGTTTGGGCATTCTTGAGCAGGACGGATTTTCCCTTCAGCGCCTTTTTATCCAGACCGCTTTCCTCGATTACCACCGGGCCCTTGCGGATGTAGCCGTCCGACAGCCCGAAATGGGCGCCCATCAGCAATCGTTTCCGGCGTGAATCCATCAGTCTTAATGAACAGGCCTTGACTTTCATGGTCGCCGCCACACACGCCACAATCTCCTCCATGACCCGCGCAGGTGAAAGCGAGGCATTAACCACTTTGGCTACCTCATAAAGTGCCGTGAAATAACTCTTTTCTTTCCCCGTCATAAGTCACCTCCCCGGTTTTGGGTTAATATTTGAACTTGACACCGAAATTGAGCGAAAGGGAGTGTTTTGCAGGGATCTCCCTATCCGTTAAAGCCTTTGTATCAGATAAATATAAACAGGAAACCGGCTCATCGTTTTCACCCTATAAAATTGCCTGAGCAGTTCTTTCTTGTTGTTGCTTCCGATTAAGGGGGACAGATAGACCGCCCCTTTGCTGTAAAAACGATCAAGGCTGTTTCGAACCAGATCCAGCAGTGAAGGTAAATGACCGATAGCAAGGCCTTCCCCCAGGACAAAATTGACACTTATTTCAACCCGTTCATATTTTTTGTTGAGCTCGATCGTTCTGATAAAAGCGTCTTTAACCTTTTCGCTGGTTATCGGCTTTTTCAAAACATCCAATGTCTCTGGATCAACCGATTCAAGCCCCAGATTCAGGTAAGTCTTAAACGGCAGCCGGTTTAACGCACTAAATTTTGATTCATCGGAACCCAGCAGAGAATCCACGCTGCCGAACAGAAAGAGGCTGGGGTTTTTCAGGTTGGAATGTTCAAATTCAAATAGTTGGTGTGCTTTCAGCGCTGTGAATTCAATCAGCGCTGTTTCCGTCATGAGCGTGTCATGCTGGCCTAAAAAAACCGAATTGTAATTATAGATATCACGTCCATAAAATTTTTTTAACTGCTCTATCTGTTCAAGGATATCCGCGCGGCTACGGGGCATAAAACCCCCTGCGGATTTCACCCGGCAGAAACCGCAATGGTAAAGGCAACCATCGGCGATAATCACCGGTATGGTTTCGTAATCGACATGGCGGGAATCCGGCGGCAAGACCGTGATGTGTCCGTTGATCAGGTCGGGATATTGATTTGAGCGGTGCTGAAGCGTCCCGATGTCGTTTTGAGCAATGCGTGCCAGGCATTCATTTAAATTGTTGGAACGACTGGCTGAGACCCGCATGCTAAGGTTCGATTGCAGACTGGCCCAGGCGTGAATGGCATCATTTTTTATAGCCGTGTCAATCCCATAACCATTGAACAGGGAATTGCTCGGGTATGGCAGACAAGGATAATAATATTCACCGATAATATCAATAATACCGTTATAACTGCCGGCCGAATAATAGAGCCAGTCGTTTCCGATGGTTCGTTTCAACCATTCGCCGGGATGCGGCCAGTTTTGCCCACGCCCCTGAATAAACTTGATTTCACCGTTCAAATTAAATTGAAAGGTGTAATCCGGGGTTTGAATTTCCGAAAAGCGGCCGTAGCGTATGGGGTAGCTGACCTTGGAAAATTCCTGGAAACCCTTTTTTTCGGGAATCACATGAATATTTTCAAGTCGGTAGGATTCCATTTTTATTCGCCGCAATGATACGTGCGGAAAAAGAGTCGAAAAGACCGCTTTTT belongs to Desulfobacterales bacterium and includes:
- the gap gene encoding type I glyceraldehyde-3-phosphate dehydrogenase, whose translation is MMVRIGINGFGRIGRQVLKAVMERHPKTLEVVAINDLFDVKTNANLFKYDTNYGRFPGEVKTGENFIEINGRTVKSFSLRDPVEIPWDEEGVDIVIESTGLFTTGPKAAAHLEAGAKKVIISAPAKEEDITVVMGVNHKNYKPKEHHIVSNASCTTNCLAPPALVVHRAFGIEKALMTTVHSYTADQRLMDLAHRDPRRARAAALNIIPTTTGAAKAVALVIPELAGRFDGYSLRVPTPTVSVVDFVALLQKPADTEALRTELKKAAAADLKGIMACEDERLVSMDFKGDSNSSIVDTEFTLVLQKNMAKVVAWYDNEWGYSCRVADLAAYMVGKGL
- a CDS encoding GAF domain-containing protein; translation: MTGKEKSYFTALYEVAKVVNASLSPARVMEEIVACVAATMKVKACSLRLMDSRRKRLLMGAHFGLSDGYIRKGPVVIEESGLDKKALKGKSVLLKNAQTDKNFQYRDKARSEGIKSVLVVPLMVEKKAIGVLRVYTDKEKTFKEDEIQFLEVVANLSAIALENARLHQALRNDYDLLVAHKYRLDDN
- a CDS encoding radical SAM protein, whose product is MESYRLENIHVIPEKKGFQEFSKVSYPIRYGRFSEIQTPDYTFQFNLNGEIKFIQGRGQNWPHPGEWLKRTIGNDWLYYSAGSYNGIIDIIGEYYYPCLPYPSNSLFNGYGIDTAIKNDAIHAWASLQSNLSMRVSASRSNNLNECLARIAQNDIGTLQHRSNQYPDLINGHITVLPPDSRHVDYETIPVIIADGCLYHCGFCRVKSAGGFMPRSRADILEQIEQLKKFYGRDIYNYNSVFLGQHDTLMTETALIEFTALKAHQLFEFEHSNLKNPSLFLFGSVDSLLGSDESKFSALNRLPFKTYLNLGLESVDPETLDVLKKPITSEKVKDAFIRTIELNKKYERVEISVNFVLGEGLAIGHLPSLLDLVRNSLDRFYSKGAVYLSPLIGSNNKKELLRQFYRVKTMSRFPVYIYLIQRL